The proteins below come from a single Methanobacterium sp. genomic window:
- a CDS encoding DUF4010 domain-containing protein, with amino-acid sequence MDISIILKFLISFAIGALIGIERERKQFQVKEFAGIRTFMLIAVLGTSSAFLSIFYPYFIIIAFLGFAAMVGLSYVMTNKKNGDIGITTEVTALLTFILGALCFTDEGLRIVPVLAIIITTLLAVKPHLHTFARKISQNEIINTLKFLIIAFVILPLLPDQAFGPFYVFNPYQIWLIVVFISGISFAGYILMKFMGAEKGINVTGIIGGLVSSTAVTAAMAARVKESDLIIRAAVFATVVASSMMFLRVLFVVAVINPNLISTLAAPMLSMGIVGIILSFLAWKTTKIRDFSGDLKLKNPFSLRPALIFGLLFTGILFASKIAEIYFGDAGVYIASIISGIADVDAITISMALLAGDNIITPDVAVTAITLAAISNTIIKFLIAMFLGTRKFGYMIGMIFAFIIFAGLLAIFFV; translated from the coding sequence ATGGATATTAGCATTATTTTGAAATTTCTGATTTCTTTTGCAATAGGGGCATTAATTGGCATTGAAAGAGAGCGTAAACAGTTTCAGGTAAAGGAATTTGCAGGGATAAGGACTTTTATGCTTATTGCAGTACTTGGAACTTCATCCGCTTTTTTATCCATATTCTATCCTTATTTTATAATTATAGCATTTTTAGGTTTTGCTGCAATGGTAGGTTTAAGTTATGTTATGACTAACAAGAAAAATGGAGATATTGGAATCACTACAGAGGTTACTGCACTTCTTACGTTTATCTTAGGTGCTCTGTGTTTTACTGATGAAGGCTTACGCATTGTTCCAGTACTTGCAATCATAATAACAACATTACTTGCAGTTAAACCACATTTACACACGTTTGCAAGGAAAATAAGCCAGAATGAAATTATAAACACGTTGAAATTCCTTATAATTGCATTTGTAATACTTCCCCTACTTCCAGACCAGGCTTTTGGGCCCTTTTATGTTTTTAATCCCTATCAAATCTGGTTGATAGTTGTATTTATTTCTGGAATAAGCTTTGCAGGATACATATTGATGAAATTCATGGGGGCTGAAAAGGGAATTAATGTAACTGGAATTATAGGTGGTCTTGTATCAAGTACAGCTGTTACAGCTGCAATGGCTGCAAGAGTTAAAGAGTCAGATCTTATAATAAGGGCAGCAGTGTTTGCTACAGTGGTTGCAAGTTCAATGATGTTTCTAAGAGTTCTATTTGTAGTAGCAGTGATAAATCCTAACTTAATAAGCACTCTTGCAGCCCCAATGCTTAGTATGGGGATAGTAGGTATTATATTGAGCTTTTTAGCCTGGAAAACCACTAAAATCAGAGATTTTAGCGGAGATCTCAAACTTAAAAACCCTTTTTCACTTAGACCAGCGCTAATATTTGGATTGTTGTTTACAGGTATTTTATTTGCCTCTAAGATTGCAGAAATTTATTTTGGAGATGCCGGAGTTTATATTGCAAGTATTATATCAGGAATAGCTGATGTTGATGCTATAACCATAAGCATGGCACTTCTTGCAGGAGATAATATCATCACTCCTGATGTTGCAGTAACTGCCATAACCCTTGCTGCAATTTCAAATACCATTATTAAGTTTCTAATCGCCATGTTTTTGGGAACAAGAAAATTTGGATACATGATAGGTATGATATTTGCTTTTATAATTTTTGCAGGATTATTAGCAATCTTTTTTGTCTGA
- a CDS encoding threonine--tRNA ligase: protein MRILLIHSDYLKYKTKSKTKIAEEIGEEKKGGEFENALVVFTAVEKEDEQNASEVVENAVSEIINVSSQIKPDNVIIYPYAHLSSSLGSPKFAKKILKSMELSLKEKDVNVSRVPFGWYKSFEISCKGHPLSELSRTITVKPEAAEKAEEEPSKWYILTEGEIHDPEEFEYENKDLQKLVLYELGKMESSGEEPPHVRLMREKNIADYESSADVGHLRWYPKGRLIRDLLSDYVYNLVTEYGAMPVETPVMYDLSDDAIRVHAEKFGERQYRMGVKKDLMLRYACCFGAFRVLSDSFLTWKNLPVGIYELSTYSFRLEKKGEVVGLKRLRGFTMPDLHTVCRDIPQSLEEFEKQISMCAKTGEDFNINYEVIFRATSDFFEENKEWMFKVAEKIGKPVLLEILSSRKHYWICKMDFAAIDYLGRPIENPTIQIDVESGERFGITYVNEEEKEEYPIIIHCSPTGSIERVICSLLEKTAVEIDENPPMFPTWLSPTQVRLIPIAERHVDFALSLAEDFKVNNMRVDVDERHETVGKKIRNAGKEWIPYTIVIGDKELESRRTRSVRAFKTEGFESDKLTVNVRKTNEKVLMDKEGLISKIQAEVEDMPFRQLPLPIKLSKRVNF from the coding sequence ATGCGAATACTTTTGATTCATTCTGATTATTTAAAGTATAAAACTAAATCAAAAACAAAAATAGCAGAAGAAATTGGAGAAGAAAAGAAAGGCGGGGAATTTGAAAATGCCTTAGTAGTTTTCACAGCAGTAGAAAAGGAAGATGAGCAGAATGCTTCTGAAGTTGTTGAAAATGCAGTTTCTGAAATAATTAATGTTTCAAGCCAGATAAAACCTGATAATGTGATAATATATCCCTATGCTCATTTAAGTTCATCTTTAGGTTCTCCTAAGTTTGCAAAGAAAATATTAAAGAGTATGGAATTAAGCTTAAAAGAAAAGGATGTTAATGTTTCCAGAGTTCCATTTGGATGGTATAAATCATTTGAAATATCATGTAAAGGGCATCCATTATCTGAACTTTCAAGAACCATAACTGTAAAACCTGAAGCAGCGGAAAAAGCAGAAGAAGAGCCATCAAAATGGTATATTTTGACTGAAGGAGAAATACATGATCCAGAAGAATTTGAATATGAAAATAAAGATCTCCAGAAGCTTGTTTTGTATGAACTTGGTAAGATGGAGTCTTCTGGAGAGGAACCACCACACGTAAGGCTTATGCGTGAGAAAAATATTGCAGATTACGAGTCATCGGCGGATGTAGGTCATCTTCGCTGGTATCCGAAGGGAAGACTGATTCGTGATCTTCTCTCAGATTATGTTTATAACCTGGTAACTGAATATGGAGCCATGCCTGTTGAGACTCCTGTAATGTACGACCTATCAGATGATGCTATAAGAGTACATGCAGAAAAATTTGGAGAAAGACAGTACAGAATGGGTGTTAAAAAAGATCTAATGCTAAGATATGCCTGCTGCTTTGGAGCATTTAGAGTGCTTTCAGATTCATTTTTAACCTGGAAAAATCTTCCTGTGGGGATCTATGAGCTTTCAACCTACAGTTTCAGGCTTGAGAAGAAGGGAGAGGTTGTAGGACTTAAAAGACTTCGAGGATTTACAATGCCTGATCTGCACACTGTATGCAGGGATATCCCTCAATCACTGGAAGAATTTGAAAAACAAATTTCTATGTGCGCAAAGACAGGAGAAGACTTTAATATAAATTATGAAGTAATATTCAGGGCTACATCAGACTTCTTTGAAGAAAATAAAGAGTGGATGTTTAAGGTAGCAGAAAAAATTGGAAAACCGGTTCTTCTTGAGATCCTGTCCAGTCGTAAGCATTACTGGATCTGTAAAATGGATTTTGCAGCCATAGATTACCTTGGAAGGCCTATAGAAAATCCTACAATCCAGATAGATGTTGAAAGTGGGGAAAGATTTGGTATAACTTATGTAAATGAGGAGGAAAAGGAAGAATATCCGATAATCATTCACTGCAGCCCCACAGGAAGTATAGAAAGAGTTATATGCAGCTTACTTGAAAAAACTGCGGTTGAAATTGATGAAAATCCACCAATGTTTCCTACATGGCTTTCACCAACCCAGGTGAGATTAATTCCAATTGCAGAAAGGCATGTGGACTTTGCTTTATCTCTTGCCGAGGATTTTAAGGTTAATAATATGCGGGTCGACGTGGATGAAAGGCATGAGACTGTGGGTAAGAAAATAAGAAATGCTGGGAAAGAATGGATACCTTATACCATTGTGATTGGAGATAAAGAACTTGAAAGCCGTCGAACACGTAGTGTTCGGGCATTCAAAACCGAAGGTTTTGAAAGTGATAAATTAACTGTAAACGTCCGTAAAACCAATGAAAAAGTTTTAATGGATAAAGAGGGGTTAATCAGTAAAATTCAAGCTGAAGTAGAAGACATGCCTTTTAGACAGCTTCCACTGCCTATAAAATTATCTAAAAGGGTTAATTTCTAA
- a CDS encoding DNA glycosylase: MKTRFKIEPHEYRGPFDLDLTINSGQTSQPAWGKNGKYFQELINVDNKVCLIKIAHKSNSDEPIDVIAEFPEKIDKELIKSEIMEIFGLNDDLTKLYDFLKNDPKLEPAIHFCKGLRLFKANNIFESVVCSITSAHNSIRQWNRAVRLLKEKWGNKYELSEGTFYSFPSSQVLANAPESEFDEEKCDPELLKNRHIWKDLRSCRVGYRAKYIIQASKMVQNEIDLGKIRNMDYKTAFNTILKIPGVGPKVGDCILLYGYGFGKAFPVDIWISRIVSKLYFNSQSVSNSKTRAFGIEKFGNYAGYAQLYLFHYARKSGLMDELKPKKRFKMFKHV; encoded by the coding sequence ATGAAGACAAGATTTAAAATTGAGCCACATGAGTACAGGGGTCCCTTTGACCTTGATTTAACCATTAACAGTGGCCAGACTTCTCAACCTGCATGGGGTAAGAATGGCAAATACTTTCAGGAATTAATTAATGTGGATAACAAAGTATGTCTAATTAAAATCGCCCATAAATCTAATTCAGATGAACCAATAGATGTAATCGCTGAATTTCCAGAAAAAATAGATAAAGAACTTATTAAATCTGAAATAATGGAAATATTTGGATTAAATGATGATCTTACAAAGCTGTACGATTTTTTAAAGAATGATCCCAAACTTGAGCCTGCCATTCATTTTTGCAAAGGATTACGTCTTTTTAAGGCAAACAATATTTTTGAATCGGTTGTCTGCTCTATAACATCTGCCCACAATTCCATCAGACAATGGAATAGAGCAGTTCGTCTTTTAAAGGAGAAATGGGGAAATAAATATGAATTATCAGAGGGGACATTCTATTCCTTTCCATCTTCGCAGGTACTTGCAAATGCTCCTGAAAGCGAATTTGACGAGGAAAAATGCGATCCAGAACTTCTTAAAAACAGACATATATGGAAAGACCTTAGAAGCTGTCGTGTGGGTTACAGGGCCAAATACATAATCCAGGCATCAAAGATGGTTCAAAATGAAATTGACCTGGGAAAAATCAGAAATATGGATTACAAAACTGCTTTTAACACTATTTTAAAGATTCCTGGAGTTGGGCCAAAAGTAGGCGACTGTATTCTCCTTTATGGCTATGGCTTTGGAAAAGCGTTTCCAGTTGATATCTGGATAAGTAGAATTGTTTCTAAGCTTTATTTCAATTCACAAAGTGTTTCAAATTCTAAAACAAGGGCTTTTGGAATAGAAAAGTTTGGAAACTATGCAGGATATGCGCAGCTCTATTTATTCCATTATGCACGTAAATCAGGGCTTATGGATGAATTAAAGCCTAAAAAAAGGTTTAAAATGTTCAAACACGTTTAA
- the speB gene encoding agmatinase codes for MSLKGIENRFPYLGVSTFYKFKHTKKLKNVDAALAGVPFDQGTTNRPGARYGPRAIRIASQNYGIYYHFEKGAFDLETQKHILQGVNFIDYGDVPILPVHMESNMQMIYDTFKNIIDNGVFPVAFGGDHSITFPIVEAFDVPMDIVHLDAHLDFLDNVANVKFSHANPIKRVSELENVENITQIGIRGFADSKLNYEEAIKYGSQIITAADVFKRGVDTVLDEIPSSRNIYVTLDIDVLDPSIAPGTGTPEPGGLNYFQVRELLTGLTQKGNIIGFDLVEVNPLFDPADVTSQLAARIAFDFLGSIFI; via the coding sequence TTGAGTTTAAAAGGCATTGAAAACAGATTTCCTTATTTAGGTGTTTCCACATTTTACAAATTCAAACATACAAAAAAATTAAAAAATGTGGATGCTGCACTTGCAGGTGTTCCATTCGATCAGGGCACTACAAACAGGCCAGGAGCACGTTACGGGCCTCGCGCAATCCGTATAGCATCTCAAAATTACGGTATTTACTATCATTTTGAAAAAGGCGCCTTTGATCTGGAAACCCAGAAACACATTCTTCAGGGGGTGAACTTCATAGATTACGGTGACGTGCCCATCTTACCAGTTCATATGGAGTCAAATATGCAAATGATTTATGACACCTTTAAAAATATCATAGATAATGGTGTTTTTCCTGTAGCTTTCGGTGGGGATCACTCAATTACTTTCCCTATAGTTGAGGCGTTTGATGTTCCCATGGACATAGTCCATCTGGATGCGCATCTTGATTTTCTGGATAATGTGGCCAATGTGAAATTTTCCCATGCAAACCCCATAAAGCGAGTTTCTGAACTTGAAAATGTGGAAAATATTACTCAAATTGGTATACGAGGATTTGCAGACAGCAAATTAAATTATGAAGAAGCAATTAAATATGGATCACAAATAATAACTGCAGCAGATGTTTTTAAAAGAGGAGTTGACACTGTTTTAGATGAAATCCCCTCATCACGAAACATATACGTGACTCTGGATATTGATGTCCTGGATCCTTCAATAGCTCCTGGAACAGGCACTCCAGAGCCAGGAGGTCTAAATTACTTCCAGGTGAGAGAACTGCTTACAGGACTAACCCAAAAAGGCAATATCATTGGTTTTGACCTTGTGGAAGTTAATCCTTTGTTTGACCCAGCAGATGTGACTTCTCAACTTGCAGCAAGGATTGCATTTGATTTTTTAGGATCCATTTTCATTTAA